The Candidatus Firestonebacteria bacterium RIFOXYD2_FULL_39_29 genome includes a region encoding these proteins:
- a CDS encoding YgiQ family radical SAM protein — protein sequence MFIPTTADEVKRIGWKTLDIILITGDAYIDSSFIGVAVIGKVLMNAGFRVGIIAQPDLTSILDITRLGEPELFWGVTAGAVDSMVANYTALLRKRLEDDFTPGVENNKRPERAVIAYTNLIKRNFKKTKPIILGGLEASLRRIAHYDYFTDSIRRSVLFDAKADILVYGMGEKAVLEIAAALKEGKDCKNIKGICYASSEAKPDYIEVASYDEVKTDKKKFAEMFKIFYDNTDPVTAKGLLQKHDTRYLVQNPPQPNLTTPELDAIYDLDYEREVHPYYKQKGEVRAMETIKYSITSHRGCYGECNFCSLAVHQGTTVVSRSSESIIREAENISGRANFKGFITDVGGPTANMYGIECKKKLKEGRCKDRRCIYPEICPKLNISHLPQMELLRKIAAIPGVKKVFIASGLRYDMIINDREFGLEYLEELVKDHVSGQLKIAPEHITEKVTALMGKTKLAHLRKFREQFDGFNLKHKKNQFLTYYMIAAHPGCELTDMKELRAFVRKELKMTPEQIQVFTPAPSTYSTLMYHTGYDPFTGKAIFVEKGLKGKREQRDVIFEPVEEKGYKGHRIQTGD from the coding sequence TATTATTCTGATAACCGGAGATGCTTATATTGACAGCTCTTTTATTGGCGTTGCTGTTATCGGCAAAGTTCTTATGAATGCGGGTTTTAGAGTGGGGATCATTGCCCAGCCGGATTTGACCTCAATTCTTGATATAACACGACTTGGTGAACCGGAATTATTCTGGGGGGTTACCGCAGGGGCGGTGGATTCCATGGTAGCTAACTATACCGCTTTGCTTCGAAAAAGACTGGAAGATGATTTTACCCCCGGTGTTGAAAATAATAAAAGGCCTGAGAGGGCGGTTATTGCGTACACCAACCTTATTAAGCGGAACTTCAAAAAAACAAAACCCATAATTCTTGGCGGGCTTGAAGCATCTCTCCGGCGCATCGCGCACTATGATTATTTTACCGACTCAATCAGGCGCTCTGTCCTTTTTGACGCTAAGGCAGATATTCTTGTTTACGGTATGGGAGAAAAAGCGGTATTAGAAATAGCGGCGGCTTTAAAGGAAGGAAAGGATTGTAAGAACATAAAAGGCATCTGTTATGCGTCAAGTGAAGCGAAACCGGACTATATAGAAGTTGCCTCATACGATGAAGTAAAGACGGATAAAAAGAAATTTGCAGAGATGTTCAAAATATTTTATGATAACACCGACCCGGTTACCGCCAAGGGTTTACTTCAAAAACACGATACAAGATACCTTGTGCAAAATCCTCCCCAACCCAACCTGACGACACCGGAACTTGACGCTATCTACGACCTTGATTATGAAAGAGAAGTTCATCCGTATTATAAACAAAAAGGCGAGGTCAGGGCGATGGAGACGATTAAATATTCCATAACATCGCATCGCGGCTGTTACGGGGAGTGTAATTTTTGCTCGCTTGCCGTTCATCAGGGTACGACTGTTGTTTCAAGAAGCAGTGAGTCCATAATAAGAGAAGCAGAAAATATCTCCGGACGGGCAAATTTTAAGGGTTTTATCACGGACGTAGGCGGCCCTACTGCAAATATGTACGGTATAGAGTGTAAAAAGAAATTAAAAGAGGGAAGATGCAAAGACAGAAGGTGTATTTATCCTGAGATCTGCCCTAAATTAAATATAAGCCACCTTCCCCAGATGGAGCTCCTTCGAAAAATTGCCGCGATACCGGGGGTAAAAAAAGTCTTTATTGCCTCAGGTCTTCGCTATGACATGATAATAAACGATAGAGAGTTTGGCCTTGAGTATCTGGAAGAACTAGTTAAAGATCACGTTTCAGGACAGCTAAAGATAGCTCCCGAGCATATAACGGAAAAAGTAACAGCTTTAATGGGAAAAACAAAATTAGCCCATCTGCGGAAATTCAGAGAACAATTTGACGGATTTAATCTTAAGCATAAGAAGAACCAGTTCTTGACGTATTATATGATAGCCGCGCATCCCGGCTGTGAGCTTACCGATATGAAAGAACTCCGGGCCTTCGTAAGAAAAGAATTAAAAATGACCCCCGAGCAGATACAGGTCTTTACCCCGGCGCCTTCAACGTATTCAACCTTGATGTACCACACCGGCTACGACCCTTTCACCGGCAAAGCAATTTTCGTAGAAAAAGGCCTGAAAGGAAAAAGAGAACAGAGAGACGTGATTTTTGAGCCGGTGGAAGAAAAAGGATACAAAGGTCACAGAATACAGACGGGAGACTGA